From the Zonotrichia albicollis isolate bZonAlb1 chromosome Z, bZonAlb1.hap1, whole genome shotgun sequence genome, one window contains:
- the PUM3 gene encoding pumilio homolog 3 isoform X2 yields MENRGKKKFVGKSGKGPRGKAPHGKRRFKKDNDSGPPKKVFNKGDEEEKPKFISKKFVKGQLRPGKTTVKQFKNKQQPEKFAKKRKCQDGEEGGSDSKKPDWNDFKKKRKELKQTRQINDKSNYDIIVKSKQIWEGMRRKKCNKEKREKLMNELQKLLHGKIKNLAFAHDSTRVIQCFIQYGNEKQRQETFEELKDSLIELSKSKYSRNIVKKFLMYGTKAQVAEIIKSFKGHVKKMLRHAEASAVVEYAYNDKAILEQRNMLTEELYGNTFQVYKTPAVPTLDKVLEAQPEKRETILDEMKQILTPMAQKEAVIKHSLVHKVFLDFFTYALPKQRSEMIEAIREAVIYLAHTHDGARVAMHCLWHGTPKDRKVIVKTMKTYIEKIATGEFSHLVLLAAFDCIDDTKLVKQLIISEIKASLPDIINNKYGKKVLLYLLSPRDPAHFVPEIITLLQQGDGNAYSKKNTELRRHELLEAISPPLLEYLQEHTQEVVIDKATFVLVADILRTALGDIQPALDAIAKLAAEELVPGGRDGQLHIAEHPAGHLVLKWLIEQDEKMKASGKEVCFGRTLVEHVGIENLKTWAEVNRGAIILCCLLRSTDENVASTVKKGLKKLIPKLKQNKNVKGIEALLEKLTS; encoded by the exons ATGGAGAACAGGGGTAAAAAGAAGTTCGTGGGGAAGAGTGGGAAAGGACCTCGTGGGAAAGCGCCGCACGGGAAAAGGAGATTTAAAAAAGATAATG ATTCAGGTCCACCAAAGAAAGTTTTTAACAAAGGAGATGAGGAAGAAAAGCCAAAATTCATTTCCAAGAAATTTGTTAAAGGACAGTTAAGACCTGGAAAAACTACTGTCAAACAATTCAAGAATAAACAGCAACCAGAAAAGTTTGCAAAGAAGAGAAAATGCCAGGATGGTGAAGAGGGAG gaTCGGATTCTAAGAAGCCAGATTGGAATGacttcaaaaagaaaaggaaagagttaAAGCAAACCAGACAAATTAATGATAAAAGTAATTATGACATAATTGTAAAATCTAAACAAATATGGGAAGGCATGAGAAG GAAGAAATGCAACAAGGAGAAACGAGAAAAGCTGATGAATGAACTACAGAAGCTTCTTcatgggaaaattaaaaat CTGGCGTTTGCTCACGATTCAACCCGGGTGATCCAGTGCTTTATTCAGTATGGTAATGAGAAGCAAAGGCAAGAGACATTTGAAGAATTGAAAG ATAGCCTAATAGAATTGAGCAAGTCAAAATATTCCAGAAATATTGTGAAGAAGTTTCTTATGTACGG GACAAAAGCACAAGTtgcagaaataataaaaagtttTAAAGGCCATGTGAAAAAAATGCTCCGTCATGCCGAAGCATCTGCTGTGGTGGAATATGCATATAATGACAAAGCCATTCTGGAGCAGAGGAATATGCTGACAGAAGAGCTATATGGGAACACTTTCCAGGTTTACAAG ACACCAGCTGTCCCAACACTGGATAAAGTGCTAGAAGCTCAACCTGAAAAGAGAGAGACTATCTTGGATGAAATGAAGCAGATTCTTACACCAATGGCACAAAA AGAGGCGGTGATAAAGCACTCACTGGTACATAAAGTATTTTTGGACTTCTTCACTTACGCTCTTCCAAAACAAAGATCt GAAATGATAGAAGCTATCAGAGAAGCTGTCATCTACCTGGCACACACTCACGATGGAGCCCGAGTAGCAATGCACTGTTTGTGGCATGGCACTCCCAAG GACAGGAAAGTCATTGTGAAAACTATGAAGACGTACATTGAAAAAATAGCAACG GGTGAATTTTCTCATCTGGTCTTGCTGGCAGCATTTGATTGCATTGATGACACTAAACTTGTGAAGCAGTTAATTATATCA GAAATAAAGGCTTCTTTGCCTGATATAATAAACAACAAATATGGAAAGAAGGTCTTGTTGTACTTGCTAAGTCCTAGAGATCCTGCACATTTTGTTCCAGAAATCATCACACTTTTGCAACAGGGAGATGGAAATGCCTATAG TAAGAAGAATACTGAACTCCGTCGTCATGAACTCCTGGAAGCCATTTCCCCACCTTTGCTAGAATATTTGCAAGAACATACCCAAGAAGTAGTGATAGACAAAGCTACTTTTGTCTTGGTTGCTGATATTTTAAGAACAGCTCTTGGTGACATCCAGCCTGCACTAGATGCAATTGCTAAGTTAGCAGCAGAAGAGCTTGTTCCAGGGGGCCGTGATGGACAG CTCCACATTGCAGAACATCCGGCAGGCCATCTAGTTTTGAAATGGTTAATAGAGCAAGATGAAAAGATGAAAGCGAGTGGAAAAGAAG TTTGCTTTGGGAGAACACTGGTAGAGCATGTTGGTATTGAGAACCTGAAGACTTGGGCAGAAGTAAATCGAGGTGCCATTATTCTTTGTTG CCTTCTCCGAAGCACTGATGAAAACGTGGCAAGCACAGtcaaaaaaggattaaaaaagcTCATCCCAAAGCTGAAGcagaataaaaatgtaaaaggaaTAGAAGCATTACTGGAGAAATTGACTTCCTAG